The Apium graveolens cultivar Ventura chromosome 3, ASM990537v1, whole genome shotgun sequence sequence TCCTCCTCGCGGTGCCTTTCTTTTACTCTGTGATTCAGATTGCCACTTCTGGTGACCAGAGTTGTTATATGGACGAAAATGCCCTTGGCTCCGACCTCGTCTACGGTACCGCCCTTGGCCCCGTCCACCTCTATACCCTTTTCCACGTACATTCTGCTGGAATGACATGTTATTTACTTCAGGTAATGGGGCAGATCCTGTTGGACGGGATTGATGATTCTTAATCACCAATTCATGATTCTGTTCTGCAACGAAGAGAGTTGATAGAAGATCCCCGAACTTAGTAAATTTGCGCTCCCTGTACATCTCTGCTAAGTTGATATTGTTGGGGTGAAAAGTTGATAGTGTTTTATCGATTTTTTCCTTTTTCCGTAACTTTCTCACCACACATAATAAGCCTAGAACTTATTTTGAACAAAGCAGAGCTATATGCTCGGACACTCTTAAAATCCTGAAGTCTTAAATTAGCCCAATCATTTTCAGCTGCAGGTAGATAAACTAGTTTATGGTTATCGAACCTATCCTTtagattttcccataaaataaagGGATCCTCGACTTCCAAGTACTCAGATTTTAAATCTTCATGCATGTGGTGTCGGAGAAAAATTATAGAGGTAAAGTTTTCTTCAGCCGTAGATTTATTTTCTGCCTTTATTGTATCGCTTAATTTCTTTGAACCTAAATGCAACTTTACATCTTGTACCAATGATAAATAATTATCGCCAGAAATGTCCAAGGCAACGAACGACAAACTTGTAATATTTGTCATATTAAATCTGAATTAACacaaaaattattaaattttaattcattaatgtaaatattacataaaatcctAGTTAATCAGGTGTGTTAACAAGTACGCAATAATCaatgtatatatcattattatcattgataatataaacagatctatatataaaatgacaaaTGGATTTTCACTCGCCATACGGACGTCTGCGTATGCAGGTTATCTCCGACCAATAATAAATTAAAGTGGATAATCTTGCATAAGTTAGTTAGGGGCAAAAAGTTATTATTCGATAGTTATGCAAATTATAAATTGAGGTTCCCGCTATACTTCAGTATTACCCAAAATTAAATGGTACCGTAAAATAGTAGGCGGTGCTCCggccatatatatttaaattatatgtagagggtgtaaccacgtgtactcatatatatgtaaatttaaattaaaagttTACCTTCTCAGTTTCGGCACGAAGTGTGTTGCAAAATACTAATTATATTATAACAATAGCTGGATTAAATAAAAGGGGCAGAGAGGTGATAAAAAGAATGCAAGCAAAGGAGAGATTGTTGCTGATGTGTTCTTTTCATTCACAATTGTATGGCTTTAATAGATAATGCAAGGAACAAGTCATTAATTGCATGTATGCAATTTGAAGTACTAGTTCATAGCCCTACTATTACAAGCTCACAATATTGATCAGGTGACAATTATATTATAACACCGTCATCATTATTTACTCATGAGTTTATGGCATCAAATGTTATAGATTAGCGGGCGTGTGGGAGTAGCAGAAACATATGGATCTGGTTGTGGGGCATCTTCAAAGGGTCCTTTTGGTTATCTATACTATTAATCCACCGCCCTATTTTCCTAATCCACCGCCCTTTTTTCCTAAATATTTTTTAGTTGAACATggattttaataatttataatatggTATTTATTCTgacattcttttatatttaatgTGCTTATGTCTGTTGTATTAAAAAATTGTGCCTCTTATTTGCATCCTCTAAGTCTATTTAACTCCGTGGTTTTCAAGCACATAAATAAAGGCCTTTTTAAAAGGTGTTGATACTTGGAAATGAGAAATCATTTTGAAAAAGTTACAGTGATATTAATGTGACTGAAATAGTGTGAGAGTATTTATAAAAGGACTGAAATACCCTCACATTAGATATAATCATGAACGCCATCTTTTTTTGTCACACTATGACATCTTACTTATTGCCCCTTTTTCTTCTTCACACTTTTGGAAGTTTACTTTGATTTATCAGGGTCTTGGCAGAAGGCAGTGGAGGAGTAATTTAATAAAGAAGATATTGATTTGGTAAGAGAAAATGAGATTCTTCATGAAGTAACTTCAAATGAACAATTGTCGACCTCTTTTTGTGTGCAACAAAAACATGATTTCTGGAGTCCTATAATAAGATTAAAGTCAGAGAATCTATATGATTAGTTTAGAGAGGATGTCTTCGCTATCAACATATTATGGAAGAGTATTATAATAATACTCTATAGTTTGCCTACTCAAATAGTGATACTTTTTTCAGATAGGATGTTGAGACCTTTTTCCATTGAacatttaaataaaatatgttaaaaattaaGTACTTTTAtcataaaataaattaattttacgattatttattaaataaaaatcttTAGTCAAAAACTTTTTAGATCCGGAAAAACCATTTCACTGAAAACCAATCCAGAGACCAATCCATTGTTACGCCAACTAATTGTTTTAATTTTAAGTTATGATCGTGAATGATTAGCTgcaacaaattaaaaaaaattgattgaTGTTACTTTGATCCCGTGTTAATATCAAAACACCAATATTGGTTCATAccatttagaatataaaattacaataaaatcaatGAAATCGGATTATATGTAAATTTCAAAAATCTCATACACAGTTTGTTGATTTTTAACTTTGTAActttcaaataatttaattaaacaaaAGCTATATTTGTTGATACATAACAATATATGTCTCAAAATTATAAAACTTAACCTTTGGGTTTTGTAAATaatatcaaatatttattttatacGTATATTGATTTTGTTTAGTAATTAAATAATACATGATAAccttttcatttttttattatatatgtTAGAAGGCAAGCCGTCAATATTGTTAAAAAAAACTTTAATTTAGTTTTAGTAAGTGAGTAACTAAtattaattcattgatatttaaTTTCATATCATCTTTAAAAATTTTAGCTAAATTTTAAGTTAATACGTTATGGAAAAGTGTGATGCATGGTTCTATTAAAATTTATGTTATTTCATTGATCACATATATagttttattaaaattatatggTTGTTGAGATTTTACCATTAATTTAACTTATAAATAATAGCATAAATGATTGTTGTTGATGGGATTcagattaaataatttatatatatatatatatatatatatatatatatattactgttgggtaatgaatacaacacaggcggggtgaatgtgttttaaataattttaaggattttttaaacttttaagaatggtgaacaaagtaatttATATTGTAGAGATAATTTATTTTAAcagaataattaaaacatgcacatgaacacaattatctttcaaaactcacttaattttatattaaaattcagctagtgtttgctataaatttatgggttcttaatatgttaagaactcagctcCTCTCTTTagagttacaagaaatttcaGATGTATTTGTTACACTTCAAACAAAGCATCCactgtttactttatagaatagtaaatATTGATAGCATGCAATatcatgtactaaaccctactcTTGGATAACTAAATCTTTATATTTATGACTcagtgtatctttgcaaatcgtgcatgccTGTGAttttactttgccagttaatcttggcctttgatcttgtactcttcaagctgcttttgtaaaCTTTTCAAAtaagtgattgatttgtttgttgattgataatcttggatattaaactgacctgcattctgtacttgagtttcaaatcgagatctccagttagtcatatagagaactcgacatctcgataagtataatgaatcgagatctctaattaatctatagttgtttgacttatcgaaatctctgagttctctataagagaatttggcgtgtcaagatctctcatcttcatgtcttcactttgacttaacgatatctctgagttctctagtgacaaatagacttatcgatatctcagagatcttaGTGATATTTTGATTTGTCGATATTtccaatctttatgtcttcaatttggcttgtcgatatctctaagttctctagtagtttttcttgacttctcgataagtcatccTGAAGTTCTCGAATTACTTTTCTATAACTGTTAATCTATAACCgttaatctgtgacttgtagacttcttgactcataatgtttttcacaaaacagaatttattcaacttcaagttTTTTCACACTTCCCTTGAAGCATGATCTTCATGAtattcttctagagtttattttttggtttgagactgtttacatgaaaatactccagtctaatttAATTACACTTTTACAGAATTAAATGATATATACAAGATGTAAATTtaaattatcatacaacttatttaaaactgtcaatttgacttagtatTGTTATAGTACAGATATgtcatgtcttgcacaacaaataacttcaatatatatataataaaataaatgtaaatattTATTACTGGCATGTTCGAATTTTGGAACTTGAGTAgtgtattttttttaatattttgagtCTAACGTTTCTGATCATTTGAGTATGAAAATCTCGCTGATGGCGATAAACAAAATGA is a genomic window containing:
- the LOC141714789 gene encoding uncharacterized protein LOC141714789 — encoded protein: MYRERKFTKFGDLLSTLFVAEQNHELVIKNHQSRPTGSAPLPEVNNMSFQQNVRGKGYRGGRGQGRYRRRGRSQGHFRPYNNSGHQKWQSESQSKRKAPRGGKTENVCYRCDMDGHWTRNCHTPDHLVKLYQSSQKSKEKMVETNFANNNIDDFPRITTGGISINGPNEPSETPIWEAED